Part of the Oncorhynchus masou masou isolate Uvic2021 chromosome 18, UVic_Omas_1.1, whole genome shotgun sequence genome, gagaagtcattagcctcggtggctcacatactttttccaacctacactgtgaatgtttgaATGATGGATTCAACATAGAccagaaaaatacaataatttgtgtgttattagtttaaagcacactgtgtttgtctattgttttggcttagatgaagatcagatcaaatttgatgaccaatttatgaggaaatccaggtcattccaaagggttcactgTTTCTTACCTTCATTGATCCCCAAGGGGAAATAAAGACGTCACAGGATTACTGTACACACAACATCACAACACACAGCGAACACATTACAGTAAACACCTTGAGCAGCACGTAGATCGTCTCGTTGAGGGCTTCGCTCACAGCGTAGCATGTGTACGTCCCCGAGTCCTCCGGCTTCACCGGGCCGATCTGGAGACTACCGTCAGGAAGCACCTTGGCTGTCTGGTTAAGGCCTTCCGTCACCACTACATCGCCAGGCATCACCCAGGTCTTAGACAGATCTCTGTGTTTAGTATCACAGCGTAAGATCAGCGTCTGTTCCAGCCAAGCTTCCTCGTCCGCCTCGTAGAACGTACTACAGTTCATGTAGTCTCTGTTCAGGTCGAAGATCCCCACCCTGCTTTTCTGGGACCCGGGGAGATAGCAGCTGTACTCGTCTTTAAAGTCCAGGGCTGAGTTGAGCCGGCGGAGGTGCCAGTGGGCCAGTAGACTATATAGGCTACAGTCACAGATCAGAGGGTTGTTGTGGAAGTAGAGGCCGTTCTTTATCCAGGCAGGCAGCACCTGCAGCTCCTCGATGGGGGGGACCTAATAATACAGACATTATGAGAAACAATCATAATAATAACACAGACATTACGAGAAACAATTACATTTTTAATGCATGGGGGAcctaataataattatatattttattCGCACAGCACACTTTAGAATTCAGGTAAATCTCAAGGTGTTTCATACCTCACAGGCACAAACATAAAATCTTGAAGTCATTACAGGAATAACATCCTATAGTCATAACAGGAATAACATCCTATAGTCATAACAGGAATAACATCCTATAGTCATAACAGGAATAACATCCTAAAGTCATAACAGGAATAACATCCTATAGTCATAACAGGAATAACATCCTATAGTCATAACAGGAATAACATCCTAAAGTCATAACAGGAATAACATCCTATAGTCATAACAGGAATAACATCCTATAGTCAAACAGGAATAACATCCTATAGTCATAACAGGAATAACATCCTATAGTCATAACAGGAATAACATCCTATAGTCATAACAGGAATAACATCCTAAAGTCATAACAGGAATAACATCCTATAGTCATAACAGGAATAACATCCTATAGTCATAACAGGAATAACATCCTATAGTCATAACAGGAATAACATCCTATAGTCATAACAGGAATAACATCCTATAGTCATAACAGGAATAACATCCTATAGTCATAACAGGAATAACATCTAAGTCATAACAGGAATAACATCCTATAGTCATAACAGGAATAACATTATATAGTCATAACAGGAATAACATCCTATAGTCATAACAGGAATAACATCCTATAGTCATAAACATCCTATAGGAATAACATCCTATAGTCATAACAGGAATAACATCCTATAGTCATAACAGGAATAACACTATAGTCATAATAGGAATAACATCCTATAGTCATAACAGGAATAACATCCTAAGTCATAACAGGAATAACATCCTAAAGTCATAACAGGAATAACATCCTATAGTCATAACAGGAATAACATCCATAACATCCTATAGGAATAACATCTAAAGTCATAACAGGAATAACATCCTATAGTCATAACAGGAATAACATCCTATAGTAACAGGAATAACATCCTATAGTCATAAGTCAGGAATAACATCCTATAGTCATAACAGGAATAACATCCTATAGTCATAACAGGAATAACATCCTATAGTCATAACAGGAATAACATCCTATAGTCATAACAGGAATAACATCCTAAAGTCATAACAGGAATAACACAGTCATAACAGGAATAACATCCTATAGTCATAACAGGAATAACATCCTATAGTCATAACAGGAATAACATCCTATAGTCATAACAGGAATAACATCCTATAGTCATAACAGAATCATCCTAAGTCATAACAGGAATAACATCCTATAGTCATAACAGGAATAACATCCTATAGTCATAACAGGAATAACATCCTAAAGTCATAACAGGAATAACATCCTAAAGTCATAACAGGAATAACATCCTATAGTCATAACAGGAATAACATCCTATAGTCATAACAGGAATAACATCCTATAGTCATAACAGGAATAACATCCTATAGTCATAACAGGAATAACATCCAGGAATAACATAGTCATAACAGGAATAACATCCTATAGTCATAACAGGAATAACATCCTATAGTCATAACAGGAATAACATCCTAAAGTCATAACAGGAATAACATCCTATAGTCATAACAGGAATAACATCCTATAGTCATAACAGGAATAACATCCTATAGTCATAACAGGAATAACACAGTCCAGGAATATAGTCATAACAGGAATAACATCCTATAGTCATAACAGGAATAACATCCTATAGTCATAACAGGAATAACATCCTATAGTCATAACAGGAATAACATCCTATAGTCATAACAGGAATAACATCCTATAGTCATAACAGTGCTGTAGTAACAAGCACTGCAGTCTGTCTGCAAGGTCAACATCATGGTTAGGTCAAGTAAacaaaataaaggtataaaaaaacaaacacattatagacacacacacacgcaccttgATCCTGTTGGAGGAGATGTCCATCAGGCTAAGTTTCTCCAGGCGGGTCTTGTCTTTGACCAGTTCCAGGGGGAAGCGTGAGATCATGTTCTGGGACAGGTAGAGTTTCTGCAGGCTGTGGAGACCCTGGAAGGCTGAGCGGTCAATCTGAGATATACGATTGTTGTACAGCAACAGCACCTGGGAATATggagaaattaacagtaaacattacactcacaagttTCAAAGGAATAGACACATTTCAAATGCCATATTATGTCTACGTACAGTGTTataattatgtgcaaatagttttaaaaaatctctctgtctctctcaatctccttctctctctgtctacctctttctcagtctgtctgtatctctctctctctctctctctctctcctctctctctctctctctctctctctccctctccctctctctctcttctctccctctctctctctctctctctccctctctctctccctccctctctccctccctctctccctccctctctccctccctccctccctctctccctctctccctctctctctctctctctctctctctctctctctctctctctctctctctctctctctccctctctctctctccccctctccctctgtctctcacctccAGCTGCCCCAGCGGCTCAAAGATGAACTCGTCCAGCTGTCGCAGGTTGTTGGAGGACAGGTCCAGGTAGCGCAGGTGTTTGACGTAGACGAAGGcctcagaggagaggaagtgAAGGCCGTTGTGACTGAATAGGAGGTTGTGGAGTTTGGTGAGTTTCACCGTGGTCCACTCAGCCCTCAGCCGGGAGACGTCGTTGTAGCTGAGGTCCAGGACGGCCGTGTAGACAGGCAGGCCAGTGGGCACCGTGGTCAGGTTCATCTTGGAACAGCTCACGATGTTACTGGCACAGATGCAGGTCTTGTGGCAGTTGAGGGTTGAGGCTACCGCCCCAGACGGGAACCAGAGGAGggccagggagaggaagagggacaagGCCCATCGAACCTGGATCCTCctcaggctgagagagggagtggcagaGGGCGAGGGCTCCGGCAGGGCACCTGCTCTGCGTGGAGCCAACATGCTAGTTGTGTTGTTCTTAAAGGAGAGGAACTTCCTGTATTATGGTTCTCTTCCTACACAGCATGGAGCAGCAGCTGGTGGAATCCCTGGTATCGCTTAATTGAGGTCTGAAAGAAAAGCAAACAGACTATTGTTGTTTGAAACAGAGACATGGCTGTTGGACAGGAGAGGATATCGTCATGGTTACATGCCTGATAGAGTGGAAGTATATTCCCTAAAATAcattcagtcacacacacaatcactatGAGAAACAATTACATTTGCATGCATTCCGAttttaacaaatatatatatatatatatatttttttaaatttgattaGTTTCTACAGCATTCCATTTGCTCCAAAACAGCATGATAATAATACAGAATGTATCCTACCTTAACGTCAGATCAGATTTAGCCATCCTCAATCATTCTCTGAAATGATATCCATCCGCTGCCAAATCAGACACGTCTGTTTATAATTTGCACCTCGTTTTAGTCCGTACAGTAATAGTCTCTCCAATGTGAGGACAACAAACgggatgcagagagacagagaggataaatCCTTCCTCGCCTATAGTCCAGCTTCAAACAAAACACTGCTCTGCTCTCTATTCAAATCTCCATAGAAGATTACGCAAGGATAAAATTATGCAAGGATAAAATTATGCAAGAATAAGATTACGTAAAGATCAAAGAACACATGCCCTAGGACCAGTGTCACTCACCCAacctgaatgaatgaatgactggGATGAGTCGGCTATGGGTCCAGGTATGAGGTCTTTATTTTAAAGGTACAGATGTCGGATCGTaacttgatcactcttttgtcacAGATATTTTTCATGATGCTTCAGGAAATTCAAATGAATCTCATTAGTGGCTGAAAATGAGCAGTTCTCTTTTTATCCATGCCGGGGTAGTCGAGTCTTTGGGATCAGGGCTTAAAGGTAACCACATGTAACATATGGATTTGCAGTAGCATACGCGTCAAAAGACTCAATGCAAAGTTACACCTCTCTTTTCTATTTCTCTAGTTATCAATATTGAGGACTCAGCAAGCCAGACAATTCCCTATAATGTAAACTCCAACAGAAATAACTTCAAATGTATAACTTCAAATTAAAACGTTTGCACACATAAATACTGgtttaaatgttgttgttttttgccagCTCAACTTGCAAGGCTGCTAACCAACTAGCCTGCTGACGTGAAACCTACTAGCGTGCTAACGTTAACCCTACCAAGGCTGCTAACCCAACTAGCCTGCTGCTAACCCTACCAGCCTGCTGAAAAACCTAACCCTACCAGCGTGAAACCTAACGTTAACCCTACCAGCCTGCTGACGTGAAAAACCTAACCCTACCAGCGTGAAACCTAAGCGTTAACCCTACCAGCCCAGCCTGCTGTTAACCCTACCAACGTGAAACCTAACCCTACCAGCCTGCGTGCGTGCTAACGTTAACCCTACCAGCCTGCTGACGTGAAACCTACTAGCGTGCTAACGTTAACCCTACCAGCCTGCTGACGTGAAACCTACTAGCGTGCTAACGTTaaccctaccagcctgctaacgttacGTGTGAGTCAGCCAGTTGCTATCAACACctagtttcaaatcaaatcaaatcaaatttatttatatagcccttcgtacatcagctgatatctcaaagtgctgtacagaaacccagcctaaaaccccaaacagcaagcaatgcaggtgtagaatcacggtggttaggaaaaactccctagaaaggccaaaacctaggaagaaacctggagaggaaccaggctatgtggggtggccagtcctcttctggctgtgccgggtggagattataacagaacatggccaatatgttcaaatgttcataaatgaccagcatggtcaaataataataaggcagaacagtttaaactggagcagcagcacggccaggtggactggggacagcaaggagtcatcatgtcaggtagtcctggggcatggtcctagggctcaggtcctccaagagagagaaagaaagagaattagagagagcatatgtggggtggccagtcctcttccggctgtgccaggtggagattataacagaacatggccaagatgttcaaatgttcataaatgaccagcatggtcgaataataataaggtagaacagttgaaactggagcagcagcacggccaggtggactggggacagcaaggagtcatcatatcaggtagtcctggggcatggtcctagggctcaggtcctccgagagagagaaggagagaattagagaacacacacttagattcacacaggacaccgaattggacaggagaagtactccagatataacaaactgaccccagccccccgacacataaactactgcagcataaatactggaggctgagacaggaggggtcaggacactgtggccccatccaaggacacccccggacagggccaaacaggaaggatataaccccacccactttgccaaagcacagcccccacaccactagagggatatcttcaaccaccaacttaccatcctgagacaaagctgagtatagcccgcaaagatctccgccatggcacaacccaagggggggtgccaacccagacaggatgaccacatcagtgaatcaacccactcaggtgacgcaccccctccagggacggcatgagagagccccagtaagccagtgactcagaccctgtaatggggttagaggcagagaatcccagtggaaagaggggaaccggccaggcagagacagcaagggtggtttgttgctccagagcctttccgttcaccttcccactcctgggccagactacactcaatcatatgacccactgaagagatgagtcttcagtaaagacttaaaggttgagaccgagtttgcgtctctgacatgggtaggcagaccgttccataaaaatggagctctataggagaaagccctgcctccagctgtttgcttagaaattctagggacaattaggaggcctgcgtcttgtgaccgtagcgtacgtgtaggtatgtacggcagaaccaaatcagagagataggtaggagcaagcccatgtaatgctttgtaggttagcagtaaaaccttgaaatcagcccttgctttgacaggaagccagtgtagggaggctagcactggagtaatatgatcaaattttttggttctagtcaggattctagcagccgtatttagcactaactgaagtttatttagtgctttatccgggaagccggaaagtagagcattgcagtagtctaacctagaagtgacaaaagcatggataaatttttctgcatcagttttggacagaaagtttctgatttttgcaatgttacgtagatggaaaaaagctgtccttgaaatcgtcttgatatgttcttcaaaagagagatcagggtccagagtaacgccgaggtccttcacagttttatttgagacgactgtacaaccattaagattaattgtcagattcaacagaagatctctttgtttcttgggacctagaacaagcatctctgttttgtccgagtttaaaagtagaaagtttgcagccatccacttccttatgtctgaaacacatgcttctagcaagggcaattttggggcttcaccatgtttcattgaaatgtacagctgtgtctcatccgcatagcagtgaaagttaacattatgttttcaaataacatccccaagaggtaaaatatatagtgaaaacaatagtggtcctaaaacggaaccttgaggaacaccgaaatttacagttgatttgtcagaggacaaaccattcacagagacaaactgatatctttccgacagataagatctaaaccaggccagaacttgtccgtgtagaccaatttgggtttccaatctctccaaaagaatgtggtgatcgatggtatcaaaagcagcactaatgtctaggagcacgaggacagatgcagagcctcggtctgatgccattaaaatgtcatttaccaccttcacaagtgccgtctcagtgctatgaaggggtctaaaaccagactgaagcattttgtatacattgtttgtcttcaggaaggcagtgagttgctgcgcaacagccttttctaaaatttttgagaggaatggaagatttgatataggccgatagttttttatattttctgggtcaaggtttggctttttcaagagaggctttattactaccacttttagtgagtttggtacacatccggtggatagagagccgtttattatgttcaacataggagggccaagcacaggaagcagctctttcagtagtttagttggaatagggtccagtatgcagcttgaaggtttagaggccatgattattttcatcattgtgtcaagagatatagtactaaaacacttgagcgtctctcttgatcctaggtccaggcagagttgtgcaaactcaggacaactgagctttgaaggaatacgcagatttaaagaggagtctgtaatttgctttctaataatcataattttttcctcaaagaagttcatgaatttatcactgctaaagtgaaagtcatcctctcttggggaatgctgctttttagttagctttgcgacagtatcaaaaaggaatttcggattgttcttattttcctcaattaagttagaaaaataggatgatcgagcagcattaagggctcttcggtactgcacggtactgtctttccaagctagacagaagacttccagtttggtgtggctaAAGCTACAAAGCTACAATAAACTAAACCACtatttatttttgtaaataaatAGCGTCCTCTTACCAGTTATCAAAGAATGTTAGCTATCTATATTAAGTTAAATTAGCCAGCAAGCTAGCCAAAAAGTTACTCCCGTAGCCTAATTCACAGAGTACATGCAGAAAGCTTGACAAAACAAAAAGGAGAACAGATGAGGTACTACGCAATTAGAGCAAGCGGGTACCTTTTTCTCTTTGTGGGTCATTTAGAAGATATCTGGGAATAAGTTAATACATTTGTAATAACTCAAAAATATAACTACGTTTGTAGTTATTGGTAACCAGTTTGTGACTAGAACTAAGTAGTCTTTTGACCACTACAGACGGAGTCATCTATgatattttaaaagaggaagctaaATATTTTAAGATGTTTTTTCCCCCCATCTCATCCTCACCCTCTGAATGCCGATTACTGtaaggaattctttccaaatCATAAAAAAAAGAAAACTACCAAAGATACGAATAGATCAGtgcgaaggccaaattacagaggaataaCTTTTGGAGGTtattaaatcctttcagtctggaaaacCCCCAGGACTTGATGGcataccagtagaggtatatcaagccttttttttatatatagttatatactttttatatactaaaagctccattgttagcttgttttaactactcctatagaaaGGATAGTCTgtcagtgtcacgccttggtcattgtattttgtgttttcgttatatatttggttagaccagggtgtgacatgggttattgtattgtattttcgtattggggttttgtagtgtttgggattgtagctgattaggggtgtgtgtgttagataggttggctgcctgaggcggttctcaatcagagtcaggtgattctcgttgtcgctgattgggaaccgtatttaggtagcctggttttcgccttgtattttgtgggtgattgttcctgtctctgtgtagtgtgcaccagtcaggctgtaataggtttcacgttctgtttgttgtttttgtattttttagttattcgtgtatagttcgttcgtttgtcttcctaataaacatgagtaacttacacgctgcattttggtccgactctccttcaacaaaagaagaacgccgttacagtcaggtactcagcaggaagATCTGATTTCTCTAgtattaaaacaagacccagatggcaaatataaagaACCAGTCcatataaaaaaaaacagcaaaTAGTGTCTACTTCGTAAAGAGTTTTGAATTGTaaagaggagttaaacaagggtgtccgctGTCACCACATCTATTTGAAAAGCTAGATATTTAAATCCGATAATAACATTAAAGGCTTGGGGACGGGGGCTTGGGGGGGGGCTTGGGGGCGGGGGAATGGGGGCGGGGGCTTGGGGACGGGGGCTTGGGGGCGGGGGTTTGGGGGCGGGTGCTTGGGGGCGGGGGTTTGGGGGCAGGGGCTTGGGGGTGGGGGAATGGAATTGCTTTATTTTTCTTGTGGGGAAAAGTATtccagaccccttccctttttccacattgggAAAAGCAAAAAGTtggggggtctgaatactttcagaatgcactgttcAACTACTTCTCTGTCTCTAAACACTCATTCATGAGAAGACTCTACAGCGCAGTTTGGACATTGCAGCAGCGATTCGGCTCAGCTCTGATGTCCTGTTGTGTTCTAGAGGATGGGTGATCAATTGTGATCGATTCACGTTCCATAATATTGATCAACTGTGGTCATATGTACAGCTACAGTAGCGAGACTCATGGGTACAGAACGAGCATCTGCATCTTCTGACTGGCTGTGGTGAGAGAGACATATAACGACGAAATTCAAATCACCCAGTTGGTCAATCATTCTCAGGGTGACTGGTGAATGCCTGCTGTTGCAGTCATAAAATCTCTCTGTTTGTTAattaaaaaaagagagagagagaggagagagagaggagagatagagaggatagacagagagagaggagagatagagaggagagagaggagagatagagaggagagatagagaggagagaggagagatagagaggagagagaggacagacagaaagagaggagagaggagagatagagagagatggtttgatgaagaatgcaaaattctaagaaagaaattgagaaacctgtccaaccaaaaacatagagacccggaaaacctgagtctacgccttcactatggtgaatcactaaaacaatacagaaatacactacggaaaaagaaggaacagcatgtcagaaatcagctcaatgtaattgaagaagactccatagactctaaccacttctgggaaaattggaaaacactaaacaaacaacaacacgaagaattatctatccaaaatggagatgtatgggtaaaccacttctccaatctttttggctctataacaaagaataaagagcaaaaacatatacatgatcaaatacagatcttagaatcaactattaaagactaccagaacccactggattctccaataacattgaatgagttacaggacaaaataaaaaccctccaacccaaaaaggcctgtggtgttgatggtatcctcaatgaaatgatcaaatatacagacaacaaattccaattggctatactaaaactctttaacatcatccttacctctggcatcttccccaatatttggaaccaaggactgatcaccccaatccacaaaaatggagacaaatttgaccccaataactaccgtggaatatgcgtcaacagtaaccttgggaaaatcctctgcattatcattaacagcagactcgcacacttcctcaatgaaaacaatgtactgagcaaatgtcaaaatggctttttaccaaattactgtacaacagaccatgtattcaccctgcacaccctaattgacaaccaaacaaaccaaaacaaaggcaaagtcttctcatgctttgttgatttcaaaaaagccttcgactcaatttggcatgagggtctgctatacaaactgatggaaagtggtgttgggggtaaaatatatgacatcataaaatccatgtacacaaacaacaagtgtgcggttaaaattggcaaaaaacacacaaatttcttcacacagggtcgtggggttagacagggatgaagcttaagccccaccctcttcaacatatatatcaacgaactggcgcgggcactagaaaagtctgcagcacccggcctcaccctactagaatctgaagtcaaatgtctgctgtttgctgatgatctggtgcttctgtcaccaaccacggagggcctacagcagcacctagatcttatgcacagattctgtcagacctgggccctgacagtaaatctcagtaagaccaaaataaaggtgttccaaaaaaggtccagtcaccaggaccacaaatacaaattccatctagacactgttgccctagagcacacaaaaaactatacataccttggcctaaacatcagcgccacaggtatcttccacaaagctgtgaacaatctgagagacaaggcaagaagggcattgtatgccatcaaaaggaacataaatttcaacataccaattagaatttggctaaaaatacttgaatcagtcatagagcccattgccctttatggttgtgaggtctggggtccgctcaccaaccaagacttcacaaaatgggacaaacaccaaattgagactctgcacgcagaattctgcaaaaatatcctcagtgtacaacgtagaacaccaaataatgcatgcagagcagaattaggccgatacccactaattatcaaaatccagaaaagagctgtagaattctataaccacctaaaaggaagcgattcccaaaccttccacaacaaagccatcacctacagagagatgaacctggagaagagtcccctaagcaagctggtcctagggctctgttcacaaacacaccctaccgagccccatgacagcagcacaattagacccaaccaaatcaagagaaaacaaaaagataattacttgacacattggaaagaattaacaaaaaaacagagcaaactagaatgctatttggccctacacagagagtacacagcggcagaatacctgaccactgtgactgacccaaaattaaggaaagctttgactatgtacagactcagcgagcatagccttgctattgagaaaggccgccgtaggcagacatggctctcaagagaagacaggctatgtgctcactgcccacaaaatgaggtggaaactgagctgcacttcctaacctcctgccaaatgtttgaccatattagagatacatatttccctcagattacacagatccacaaagaattcgaaaacaaatccaattttgaaaaactcccatatctactgagtgaaattccacagtgtgccat contains:
- the LOC135504827 gene encoding amphoterin-induced protein 1-like, whose amino-acid sequence is MLAPRRAGALPEPSPSATPSLSLRRIQVRWALSLFLSLALLWFPSGAVASTLNCHKTCICASNIVSCSKMNLTTVPTGLPVYTAVLDLSYNDVSRLRAEWTTVKLTKLHNLLFSHNGLHFLSSEAFVYVKHLRYLDLSSNNLRQLDEFIFEPLGQLEVLLLYNNRISQIDRSAFQGLHSLQKLYLSQNMISRFPLELVKDKTRLEKLSLMDISSNRIKVPPIEELQVLPAWIKNGLYFHNNPLICDCSLYSLLAHWHLRRLNSALDFKDEYSCYLPGSQKSRVGIFDLNRDYMNCSTFYEADEEAWLEQTLILRCDTKHRDLSKTWVMPGDVVVTEGLNQTAKVLPDGSLQIGPVKPEDSGTYTCYAVSEALNETIYVLLKVHNFTEKGNGENLNTAYTTLVGCVTSLVLVFIYLYLTPCRCFCCPKNNHQDSFHSSMLSQEDLANNTDPRHVAFIDPKELGQNGKVNPSDMEGDQGEMDEEGGLLGKGRRKKSVAESISLVFSDTPIVV